The Arachis duranensis cultivar V14167 chromosome 2, aradu.V14167.gnm2.J7QH, whole genome shotgun sequence genome has a window encoding:
- the LOC107473153 gene encoding (+)-neomenthol dehydrogenase, producing the protein MEDSSQRYAVVTGANKGIGLEVVRQLASNGVKVVLTSRDEKRGLHALETLKDLSDFVFFHQLDVADPASVASLADFIKSKFGKLDILVNNAGVSGVVIKDTDLLPSLILKGEELSDDEIEKARSQTYELAQDCLQINYYGAKRTSESLLSLLQLSDSPRIVNVSSFLGQLKCVLNEWAKGVFNDADNLTEEKIDMVLNEFLEDFKEGRLESKGWPKAISAYVLSKAALNAYTRILAKKFPTFCINSVCPGYVKTDMTSNTGFITVEEGAASPVRLALLPNGSPSGFFYDRSQISFY; encoded by the exons ATGGAAGATTCTTCACAAAG GTATGCAGTTGTGACTGGAGCAAACAAAGGAATTGGATTGGAGGTAGTAAGGCAATTGGCTTCAAATGGAGTGAAGGTTGTGTTGACTTCAAGAGATGAGAAGAGAGGCCTTCATGCTTTGGAAACCCTCAAAGATCTCTCTGATTTTGTGTTCTTTCACCAGCTTGATGTTGCTGATCCTGCAAGTGTTGCTTCTCTTGCAGATTTCATCAAATCCAAATTTGGCAAACTTGATATTCTG GTTAACAATGCAGGGGTTAGTGGAGTTGTGATTAAAGACACTGATTTACTCCCTTCATTAATACTGAAAGGCGAG GAATTATCTGACGATGAAATAGAAAAGGCAAGGAGTCAAACATATGAATTAGCACAAGATTGCTtgcaaataaattattatgGTGCTAAAAGAACATCCGAAtctcttctttcccttcttcagTTATCTGATTCACCAAGAATAGTGAATGTATCATCTTTTTTGGGACAGTTAAAG TGTGTATTAAATGAATGGGCTAAAGGGGTGTTCAATGACGCTGATAACCTTACAGAAGAGAAAATAGATATGGTATTGAATGAGTTTCTAGAAGATTTCAAAGAAGGGAGATTAGAAAGCAAAGGATGGCCTAAGGCTATTAGTGCTTACGTTCTCTCCAAAGCTGCTTTGAATGCATATACAAGAATTCTTGCTAAGAAGTTCCCTACATTTTGCATCAATAGTGTGTGTCCTGGTTATGTTAAAACTGATATGACTTCAAATACTGGCTTCATAACTGTGGAAGAAGGTGCTGCTAGTCCTGTCAGGTTGGCACTACTTCCAAATGGTAGTCCTTCTGGCTTCTTTTATGATCGGAGTCAAATCTCTTTCTATTAA
- the LOC107473152 gene encoding (+)-neomenthol dehydrogenase isoform X1, producing MEQAPQRYAVVTGANKGIGIEIVRQLASNGVKVVLTSRDEKRGLHALETLKDLSHLVLFHHLDVADPASVDSLANFIKSEFGKLHILINNAGIGGLVIKDNDLVPQVLFKSRELSDDVIEKAGIVQTFELAEECLQINYYGAKRTSEALLPLLQLSESPRIVNVSSSLGKLKCVSNEWAKGILGDAENLTEERVDEVLNEFLKDIKEGCLERKGWPKVLGAYIISKAAMNAYTRIVAKKYPTICINSVCPGYVKTDITANTGFLTAEEGAATVVKIALLSNASSGLFYSQNEVSSF from the exons ATGGAACAAGCGCCACAGAG ATATGCAGTTGTGACGGGAGCAAATAAAGGAATTGGAATAGAAATAGTAAGGCAATTAGCTTCAAATGGAGTGAAGGTTGTGTTGACTTCAAGAGATGAGAAGAGAGGCCTTCATGCATTGGAAACTCTCAAAGATCTCTCTCATCTTGTGCTCTTTCACCACCTTGATGTTGCTGATCCTGCTAGTGTGGATTCTCTTgcaaatttcatcaaatccgAATTTGGAAAACTCCACATTTTG ATCAACAATGCAGGGATTGGTGGACTTGTGATTAAGGACAATGATTTGGTCCCTCAAGTGTTATTCAAAAGCAGG GAATTATCAGATGATGTAATAGAGAAAGCCGGAATCGTTCAAACATTCGAGCTAGCTGAGGAATGCTtgcaaataaattattatgGTGCTAAAAGAACATCTGAAGCCCTTCTCCCTCTTCTCCAATTATCTGAATCACCAAGAATTGTGAATGTATCATCCTCCCTAGGAAAGTTAAAG TGTGTATCAAATGAATGGGCTAAAGGAATCTTGGGTGATGCTGAAAACCTTACAGAAGAGAGAGTTGATGAAGTGTTGAATGAATTTCTGAAAGATATCAAAGAAGGGTGTTTGGAAAGAAAAGGATGGCCTAAGGTTCTTGGTGCCTATATTATCTCAAAAGCTGCAATGAATGCATATACAAGAATTGTTGCTAAAAAGTACCCTACTATATGCATCAACAGTGTGTGTCCTGGTTATGTTAAAACTGATATAACTGCCAATACTGGATTTTTAACGGCAGAAGAAGGTGCTGCTACTGTTGTCAAAATAGCATTGCTTTCAAATGCCTCTTCTGGCCTTTTCTATTCTCAGAATGAAGTTTCTTCATTCTAA
- the LOC107473152 gene encoding (+)-neomenthol dehydrogenase isoform X2 codes for MEQAPQRYAVVTGANKGIGIEIVRQLASNGVKVVLTSRDEKRGLHALETLKDLSHLVLFHHLDVADPASVDSLANFIKSEFGKLHILINNAGIGGLVIKDNDLVPQVLFKSRCVSNEWAKGILGDAENLTEERVDEVLNEFLKDIKEGCLERKGWPKVLGAYIISKAAMNAYTRIVAKKYPTICINSVCPGYVKTDITANTGFLTAEEGAATVVKIALLSNASSGLFYSQNEVSSF; via the exons ATGGAACAAGCGCCACAGAG ATATGCAGTTGTGACGGGAGCAAATAAAGGAATTGGAATAGAAATAGTAAGGCAATTAGCTTCAAATGGAGTGAAGGTTGTGTTGACTTCAAGAGATGAGAAGAGAGGCCTTCATGCATTGGAAACTCTCAAAGATCTCTCTCATCTTGTGCTCTTTCACCACCTTGATGTTGCTGATCCTGCTAGTGTGGATTCTCTTgcaaatttcatcaaatccgAATTTGGAAAACTCCACATTTTG ATCAACAATGCAGGGATTGGTGGACTTGTGATTAAGGACAATGATTTGGTCCCTCAAGTGTTATTCAAAAGCAGG TGTGTATCAAATGAATGGGCTAAAGGAATCTTGGGTGATGCTGAAAACCTTACAGAAGAGAGAGTTGATGAAGTGTTGAATGAATTTCTGAAAGATATCAAAGAAGGGTGTTTGGAAAGAAAAGGATGGCCTAAGGTTCTTGGTGCCTATATTATCTCAAAAGCTGCAATGAATGCATATACAAGAATTGTTGCTAAAAAGTACCCTACTATATGCATCAACAGTGTGTGTCCTGGTTATGTTAAAACTGATATAACTGCCAATACTGGATTTTTAACGGCAGAAGAAGGTGCTGCTACTGTTGTCAAAATAGCATTGCTTTCAAATGCCTCTTCTGGCCTTTTCTATTCTCAGAATGAAGTTTCTTCATTCTAA
- the LOC107473151 gene encoding zinc finger CCCH domain-containing protein 48-like, which yields MAVITTTRRTERFSRTTPPTCKYWQAGRCNRNPCGFSHSLPTSPSNVYYNANTTYKHSKKPDSSVERMASSSVKKPTNCASKAFKKPENCALRAVEYRPEAMSVEKPTKCEQKAVADVEDVATVAKCEQKAVLIEKTADVEDVTTVDKSRNICKDWMTDNCVHGDLCQNLHSWFYGDGFSTLAKLHEHNKAITGIALPAGSNKLISGSTDGTVRAWDCNTGRCVHMIHLNSQVTSLISEGPWIFAGVKNAVKAWNIQTGADVTLDGPKGQVLSLNVGNDILLAGAEDGVIYAWRCSFESPFKMVATLSGHSKPVVSLAIGCHKMLYSGSMDHTIKVWDLDTLQCTMTLNGHTDVVTSLICWDNFLLSASSDCTVNVWVCTEEGTLEVTYTHTHENAVLGLYGMTDAEAKPILFCSCKDNSVRMYELPTFLERGRLFTRQEVRSFGIGPGGLFFTGDGTGLLNVWKWLEEPKVPT from the exons ATGGCTGTTATAACAACAACAAGGAGGACTGAACGGTTCAGTCGGACGACACCACCAACATGTAAGTATTGGCAAGCTGGGAGATGCAACAGAAATCCTTGTGGATTTTCACATAGCTTACCAACCTCGCCATCCAATGTATACTATAATGCCAATACCACATATAAGCATTCGAAGAAGCCCGATTCGTCTGTTGAGAGGATGGCCAGTTCCTCTGTTAAGAAGCCAACAAATTGCGCATCCAAGGCCTTCAAGAAGCCAGAAAATTGTGCACTAAGGGCTGTTGAGTATAGACCAGAAGCTATGTCTGTTGAGAAGCCAACTAAGTGTGAACAAAAGGCTGTTGCAGATGTGGAAGATGTGGCCACTGTTGCTAAGTGTGAACAAAAGGCTGTATTGATTGAAAAGACTGCAGACGTAGAAGATGTGACCACTGTGGATAAATCACGCAATATTTGCAAAGATTGGATGACTGACAATTGTGTGCATGGTGACTTGTGTCAGAATTTGCATTCATGGTTTTATGGCGATGGGTTTTCTACACTTGCAAAGCTTCATGAACACAACAAG GCAATCACTGGGATTGCACTGCCGGCTGGTTCAAACAAACTTATTTCTGGTAGCACTGACGGCACAGTTCGGGCATGGGACTGCAACACTGGCCGTTGTGTTCACATGATCCATCTTAATTCTCAAGTTACCTCACTCATATCTGAGGGCCCATGGATTTTTGCCGGTGTGAAAAATGCTGTGAAGGCATGGAATATTCAGACGGGTGCAGATGTTACTCTTGATGGACCTAAAGGGCAAGTCCTTTCCTTGAATGTTGGCAATGATATCCTCCTTGCTGGAGCAGAG GATGGTGTTATTTATGCTTGGAGATGCAGCTTTGAGTCTCCTTTCAAAATGGTTGCAACACTAAGTGGTCATAGTAAACCAGTGGTTTCTCTTGCTATTGGATGTCACAAGATGCTTTATTCTGGATCCATGGACCATACCATTaag GTTTGGGACCTTGATACATTACAGTGCACAATGACACTTAACGGCCATACCGACGTTGTCACATCACTTATTTGCTGGGACAATTTCTTGTTATCGGCTTCATCTGATTGCACAGTCAATGTTTGGGTGTGCACTGAGGAGGGAACTCTAGAAGTGACATACACTCACACTCACGAAAAT GCTGTTCTTGGACTCTATGGGATGACTGATGCAGAGGCCAAGCCAATATTGTTCTGCTCGTGCAAAGATAATTCAGTTCGTATGTATGAATTGCCGAC GTTTCTAGAGAGAGGTCGACTATTTACAAGACAAGAAGTTCGATCCTTTGGGATAGGCCCTGGCGGACTCTTCTTCACTGGAGATGGGACTGGTTTGCTAAATGTGTGGAAATGGTTAGAAGAGCCTAAGGTGCCAACATAG